From the Oncorhynchus nerka isolate Pitt River linkage group LG20, Oner_Uvic_2.0, whole genome shotgun sequence genome, one window contains:
- the LOC115102891 gene encoding uncharacterized protein LOC115102891, producing MYSDSTRMGHYRFIHQNTTDYCYCLHCVQYRPTLYQGGPGGYRPPPTHPDHPELDLRGDISLPPFPVEPEDIEPGLEKCERGGEGRGDGGGGEGGEGEGEGSGAEAGAGWGVSGHSAPQRRPVFTGPCQHDQPQPGQFSPSHPWNYNPAQWTCPVEPGLGLIFYSPVKEQCGYVGQGGGGTAGTGIGTHPFNSKRNASASSLPLDPANTQFRGQRTKHRQASYSYGPEKPIWDQSKYRLERQVSYSPQEQHRQASLCLEKQVWGQSNHRLERQNSFSPQEIHSQVSYIYSPEDKLTQRQLVSYGPEQKVWGQLKHRQTSYSYSPEEQVWGYAGDEHDHLDRSVPLEQRELHPHMPNGHSGGGGPSPRHVYSQGVGDRTNYQERTTRLKAEGAVGWAGVDSCSGRHVPAGSGSVQKTLFSTEVPQKQLVSQPRQRSHCGPGLGHRTPSHGATGPVHGATIGREERFNQRAKQAASQGVNQNHGGDPDLDPQRQRVKQKDGQGSVRKSQCSVWENQCHVRENKGSVRQKEGLVREQIRQVVSDLEGVLGGLKQVHVEMKEVVEQIDLLTANIDLEEGSCNSSPHGGDAIPKPRDCRVLMYNQKTSTGEQMYTHKIRTVDLKTNGDQGLLYRDPDHTVTIQTTSPSHVLTASVIKTNRVGVTALSPLSPSPSKDSKQERRGLNKDPPIPGPSRDINHVTQTPGLEQIPSLPLLLRTHTPIPTAMVGYSVPSRRSQKPPLYPHPNGRVERLNKGLAPPPYPAQSALPVLPHLAQPPYPTHPNHPALPPSALKTPPYLEKSRPSSSMV from the exons ATGTACTCAGACAGCACACGGATGGGACACTATAGATTCATTCATCAAAACACAACCGACTACTGCTACTGCCTTCACTGTGTCCAATACAGACCCACACTGTACCAGGGAGGACCAGGGGGGTACAGACCACCACCCACACACCCAGACCACCCAGAGTTGGACCTCAGAGGGGACATCAGCCTTCCTCCTTTCCCTGTGGAGCCAGAGGATATAGAACCTGGACTAGAGAAGTGTGAGAGaggaggtgaaggaagaggagatggtggagggggagaaggtggagaaggagaaggtgAAGGAAGTGGTGCTGAAGCTGGAGCTGGATGGGGTGTAAGTGGTCACAGTGCCCCACAGAGGAGGCCAGTGTTCACCGGGCCATGTCAGCATGATCAACCTCAGCCAGGCCAGTTTAGCCCCAGCCACCCCTGGAACTACAACCCTGCCCAGTGGACCTGCCCAGTGGAGCCTGGCCTGGGTCTGATTTTCTACTCCCCTGTGAAAGAACAGTGCGGCTATGTGGGACAGGGTGGAGGTGGCACTGCTGGGACAGGGATCGGGACACACCCATTCAACAGCAAGAGAAACGCGTCAGCCTCATCACTCCCCCTGGACCCGGCAAACACACAGTTCAGGGGTCAGCGGACCAAACACAGACAGGCTAGCTACAGCTACGGTCCTGAGAAACCGATCTGGGATCAGTCAAAATACAGACTAGAAAGACAGGTTAGCTATAGTCCACAGGAGCAACACAGACAGGCTAGTCTCTGTTTAGAAAAGCAGGTCTGGGGTCAGTCGAACCACAGGCTAGAAAGACAGAATAGCTTCAGTCCACAAGAAATACACAGCCAGGTTAGCTACATTTACAGTCCAGAAGACAAGCTGACACAACGACAGCTAGTCAGCTACGGTCCAGAACAAAAGGTCTGGGGTCAGTTGAAACACAGACAGACTAGCTACAGCTACAGTCCAGAGGAACAGGTCTGGGGATATGCTGGAGATGAACACGATCATTTGGACAGGTCTGTACCGCTTGAACAAAGAGAATTACACCCTCACATGCCAAATGGacatagtggtggtggtggtcccaGCCCCAGGCATGTGTACTCTCAGGGCGTGGGAGATAGAACTAACTACCAGGAGAGGACTACTAGATTAAAGGCTGAGGGAGCTGTAGGTTGGGCAGGAGTGGACAGCTGTAGTGGACGACATGTCCCTGCTGGCTCTGGCTCTGTTCAGAAGACTTTATTTTCCACTGAAGTCCCCCAGAAACAGTTGGTCAGCCAGCCCAGGCAGAGGAGTCATTGTGGGCCTGGCCTTGGCCATAGAACCCCAAGTCATGGAGCTACTGGACCAGTGCATGGAGCCACTATAGGCAGGGAAGAGAGATTCAACCAAAGGGCCAAACAGGCAGCAAGCCAGGGAGTCAACCAGAACCATGGAGGAGACCCAGACTTAGACCCCCAGAGACAGAGGGTGAAGCAGAAGGATGGTCAGGGTTCAGTCCGGAAAAGCCAGTGTTCGGTCTGGGAGAACCAGTGTCATGTCCGGGAAAACAAGGGTTCTGTCCGGCAGAAGGAGGGCTTGGTTCGGGAGCAGATCAGACAGGTGGTGTCAGACCTGGAGGGGGTCTTGGGAGGTCTCAAACAGGTCCATGTGGAGATGAAGGAG GTGGTTGAACAGATTGATCTGCTGACAGCTAACATTGACCTGGAAGAGGGATCATGTAACAGTTCCCCTCATGGTGGTGACGCCATCCCCAAGCCCAGAGACTGCAGAGTCCTGATGTATAATCAGAAGACTAGTACTGGAGAGCAGATGTATACCCACAAGATTAGGACTGTTGACCTGAAGACTAATGGAGACCAGGGATTACTGTACAGAGACCCTGACCATACCGTCACCATACAAACTACCTCTCCGTCCCATGTCCTCACCGCATCAGTCATCAAAACCAACCGGGTTGGGGTCACAGCCCTGAGCCCCCTGAGCCCGAGCCCTTCCAAAGACTCCAAACAGGAAAGACGGGGGCTCAACAAAGACCCTCCTATACCTGGCCCTTCCAGAGACATAAACCATGTGACCCAGACCCCTGGGCTAGAACAGATTCCCTCCCTACCCCTACTATTACGGACCCACACCCCTATCCCCACAGCCATGGTTGGATACAGTGTCCCGTCTCGTAGGAGCCAGAAACCACCACTGtacccccaccccaatggacggGTGGAGAGGCTTAATAAGGGTCTGGCTCCACCACCCTACCCGGCCCAGTCAGCCCTGCCGGTCCTGCCCCACCTGGCCCAGCCACCCTACCCTACCCACCCtaaccatcctgccctgcctcccaGTGCCCTGAAGACACCCCCATACCTGGAGAAAAGCAGACCGAGCTCCAGCATGGTGTGA